From Cecembia calidifontis, one genomic window encodes:
- a CDS encoding Gfo/Idh/MocA family oxidoreductase — MKQQRRNFLKKLGATGAVAALSPLALSPEAKAKNILDRSQPFSSLNNSTIKLALIGAGIMGIEDTNTALRHANVELVAVCDLYKGRLDAAKQRWGNHLFVTQDHTELLKRKDLDAVIIATSDHWHKQISIDALNAGKHVYCEKPMVHSVKEGMDVINAWKKSGKVMIVGSQGVSSLGNEKAKELLAEGVIGDIVYAEGFWARMSPEGAWQYGIPKDGNEQTVDWKRYISNTNKRDWDPLRFFRWRNYLDYGTGMSGDLFVHLFSSLHFITDSYGPNKVSAMDGLRYWKDGREVPDVLLGTFDYPETPQHSGFNLSLRCNFVDGTSGTTYLRIVGTKGSMDVKWEEVVVKMNQTMTSDDPFLLEQARLRGEPETRASILPPKELVYTAQRNWKGAHYDHFGNWFTAIRTGGSVAEDPVFGFRAAAPALLCNDSYFQNKFIHWDPVNMKLV; from the coding sequence ATGAAGCAACAAAGAAGGAACTTCTTGAAAAAACTAGGTGCGACAGGGGCAGTTGCCGCCTTAAGTCCTCTCGCGCTCAGTCCAGAAGCAAAAGCAAAAAATATTTTGGATAGAAGTCAGCCATTCTCATCCCTCAATAATTCTACGATAAAATTAGCCTTAATAGGAGCTGGAATTATGGGGATAGAAGATACCAACACGGCACTTCGCCATGCCAATGTTGAACTTGTGGCTGTTTGCGACCTATATAAGGGGAGGCTGGATGCGGCAAAACAACGTTGGGGGAACCATCTTTTTGTCACGCAAGATCATACAGAATTACTCAAGAGGAAAGATTTGGATGCAGTGATCATAGCCACTTCTGACCACTGGCACAAGCAGATCAGTATAGATGCCCTCAATGCAGGAAAGCATGTGTATTGTGAAAAGCCCATGGTTCACTCAGTAAAAGAGGGCATGGACGTGATCAATGCCTGGAAAAAGTCAGGCAAAGTAATGATTGTGGGTAGCCAAGGTGTTTCTTCTTTGGGCAATGAAAAAGCGAAAGAATTATTGGCGGAAGGTGTGATAGGAGATATTGTTTATGCAGAAGGTTTTTGGGCAAGGATGTCACCTGAGGGGGCATGGCAGTATGGAATTCCTAAAGACGGGAATGAGCAAACTGTGGATTGGAAAAGGTATATTTCCAATACCAATAAGCGGGATTGGGACCCGCTGAGATTTTTCAGGTGGAGAAATTATTTGGATTATGGAACAGGGATGTCGGGTGATCTTTTTGTTCACTTGTTCTCCAGCCTTCATTTCATTACGGATTCCTATGGACCCAATAAGGTTTCTGCTATGGATGGATTGAGGTATTGGAAAGATGGGAGGGAAGTTCCAGATGTATTATTGGGTACCTTTGATTATCCTGAAACTCCTCAACATTCCGGTTTCAACCTTTCATTAAGATGTAATTTTGTGGATGGTACCAGTGGTACGACCTATTTGAGAATTGTAGGAACAAAAGGTTCCATGGACGTGAAATGGGAGGAAGTTGTGGTAAAAATGAACCAGACCATGACTTCAGACGATCCATTTTTGTTAGAGCAGGCAAGATTGAGGGGAGAACCGGAAACTAGAGCAAGCATCTTACCTCCAAAAGAATTGGTATATACTGCACAGAGAAATTGGAAAGGAGCGCATTATGATCATTTTGGTAACTGGTTCACTGCCATTAGGACAGGAGGTTCTGTAGCAGAAGATCCGGTTTTTGGTTTCCGGGCGGCAGCTCCGGCCTTATTGTGCAATGACAGTTATTTCCAGAATAAGTTCATCCATTGGGATCCAGTTAATATGAAATTAGTATAA
- a CDS encoding DUF4221 family protein, translated as MKGVLVYVLVLIPLVACNPSPEAVSSEGFQLKDGYEINLDSYTSPVEEFFQYVTDWKGREMIAFHVRKANTIKLYDLKTGDLAEELKYSENGPNALPNIYDFHIHDQDHIFLNKRYHYKLYLVDSDLNIKNEFYFLDEDEKIDPNSGLPLSKDTFLPVFNHNRLFKSFGNHIVLTGSPDLDPDFTNYFDSDCLLVKVCQENKDIQRVTGYSQKLKGKAWGSFHAFLYTDFNPDENEYFLSYAADDEIYIKDLNFSKIGSFKTFPNKYKQILPIPSSARESEKSYLSHYNEQYIFGSVLYDKYRDLVYRIALEPNPDYGDVFVKDPLYKPRNMVVMAFDPDQDYKKVAEMRLVQSGKGVYLDRCFVNEKGLNITYVDLENEDKLYFKTFLVE; from the coding sequence ATGAAAGGTGTATTGGTTTATGTTTTAGTATTAATCCCTCTGGTGGCATGCAACCCAAGTCCGGAGGCCGTCAGTTCAGAAGGCTTCCAGTTAAAAGATGGCTATGAAATAAATCTTGACAGCTATACGTCTCCGGTAGAGGAGTTTTTCCAGTATGTTACTGACTGGAAAGGCAGGGAGATGATAGCGTTTCATGTCAGGAAAGCTAATACCATAAAATTATATGATCTTAAAACGGGGGATCTGGCGGAGGAATTGAAGTACAGTGAAAATGGCCCAAACGCCCTTCCCAATATTTATGATTTCCATATTCATGACCAAGATCATATTTTTTTAAACAAAAGGTATCATTATAAACTATACCTTGTTGACTCAGATTTAAACATTAAAAACGAATTTTATTTTTTAGATGAGGATGAAAAAATTGATCCAAATTCAGGTCTGCCATTATCTAAGGATACTTTTCTTCCTGTTTTTAACCATAACAGGTTATTTAAAAGCTTTGGAAATCATATAGTATTGACTGGCTCACCTGATTTGGATCCTGATTTTACAAATTATTTTGATAGTGATTGTCTTTTGGTAAAGGTTTGTCAAGAGAATAAAGATATTCAAAGGGTGACAGGATATTCTCAAAAACTTAAAGGTAAGGCTTGGGGTTCATTTCATGCTTTTTTGTATACAGATTTTAATCCTGATGAAAACGAGTATTTTTTGAGTTATGCGGCAGACGATGAAATTTACATTAAAGATCTGAATTTTTCAAAGATTGGAAGTTTCAAGACCTTCCCGAATAAATATAAACAAATACTGCCTATACCTTCATCTGCTCGGGAATCAGAAAAGTCTTATTTATCCCATTACAATGAACAATATATTTTTGGTTCAGTACTTTATGATAAGTACCGTGATTTGGTTTACCGGATAGCCTTGGAGCCCAACCCTGACTATGGGGATGTTTTCGTGAAAGACCCATTGTACAAACCGAGAAACATGGTGGTGATGGCCTTTGACCCTGATCAGGATTATAAAAAAGTAGCCGAAATGCGCTTGGTTCAAAGCGGAAAAGGAGTTTACCTTGACCGTTGTTTTGTGAATGAAAAGGGACTCAATATTACCTATGTGGATTTGGAAAATGAGGATAAGCTGTATTTTAAGACTTTTTTAGTGGAATGA
- a CDS encoding 3-keto-disaccharide hydrolase, which produces MKRKKIWLFVLSAMIWACSPEKSGEKEEVEEVVEVVADNTLTEEEKALGWMLLFDGEDPAGWRAFNGTEFPEGWTVEDGALKALGTGGDIGGDIVFAPMDFEQFELEFTWKIAPGGNSGVFYHVVEDPKYKAPYETGPEYQVIDQLGFESPLEDWQSLASDYAMYPGDVEGVVKPAGEWNVSKIIFRNDGASYWLNGKKTLEFVPYSEDWLKRRNSGKWDAYPDYAIAKRGLISLQDHGSEAWFKNIKIRPL; this is translated from the coding sequence ATGAAAAGAAAAAAAATTTGGTTGTTTGTCCTTTCTGCCATGATTTGGGCATGTTCCCCTGAGAAATCCGGGGAAAAAGAAGAAGTGGAAGAAGTTGTAGAGGTTGTTGCTGACAATACTTTAACGGAAGAAGAAAAAGCTTTGGGTTGGATGTTGTTGTTTGATGGGGAAGATCCTGCAGGATGGAGGGCTTTTAATGGGACAGAATTTCCTGAAGGTTGGACCGTTGAAGACGGGGCATTAAAAGCCTTAGGGACTGGCGGGGATATTGGGGGAGATATCGTTTTTGCGCCCATGGACTTTGAGCAATTTGAACTCGAGTTTACCTGGAAGATTGCGCCTGGGGGGAACAGTGGTGTTTTTTATCATGTGGTTGAAGACCCCAAATACAAGGCCCCTTATGAGACTGGGCCCGAATACCAAGTCATAGACCAGCTGGGTTTTGAAAGCCCTCTCGAAGACTGGCAATCACTCGCATCAGATTATGCGATGTATCCTGGCGATGTGGAAGGAGTGGTCAAACCGGCAGGTGAGTGGAATGTTTCTAAGATCATATTTAGGAATGATGGTGCCAGCTATTGGTTGAATGGTAAGAAGACGTTGGAGTTTGTTCCTTACTCTGAGGATTGGCTGAAAAGAAGGAACAGTGGCAAATGGGATGCATATCCTGATTATGCCATTGCAAAAAGAGGGTTGATCTCCCTTCAAGATCACGGTAGTGAAGCATGGTTCAAAAACATAAAAATAAGACCCCTATGA
- a CDS encoding DUF4221 family protein produces MNIRVSCIVCIFLTLVACSEKKMEESLGVFRQVNTYHLDLDRFTSPTEDHYQYVPDWKGEEAYAFHIEAKGQIKLYSLASGALLETLPYALNQPNLQYGVQDFYILNEDSIFLNRRRAYKVYLIDSQFEIIRTLNFMPEDDEIDKNTGWPKSKDTFLPVWNRNRFFRKIGEEIFLTGAPNFDSRFADATYTKTLLNSYSLATKKIIPVLGYPERIQGKAWGEFFDMVFLDYSPEGDFFVISYAADEQAYVADRSMHVVHAFDAYPLDFKKVPPLSKKEVENNDAYRAHWQENNIFGPIHWDPYRNLIYRIMEEPNEDYIPNLLRDPIQRARNMVVMAFDPKQNYKKVAEMRLKKTAKGLFLDRCFVNEKGLNITYVDLENEDKLYFKTFLVE; encoded by the coding sequence ATGAATATTAGAGTTTCTTGTATAGTATGCATTTTCCTAACACTAGTAGCTTGCTCTGAAAAGAAAATGGAAGAGTCGCTAGGAGTTTTTCGGCAAGTGAATACCTATCATTTGGATTTGGATAGGTTTACCTCTCCTACAGAGGATCATTATCAATATGTACCGGATTGGAAGGGGGAGGAGGCCTATGCATTTCATATTGAAGCCAAAGGACAGATCAAATTGTACAGTTTAGCATCCGGAGCTTTGCTAGAGACTTTACCCTATGCTCTCAATCAACCGAATTTACAGTATGGGGTCCAAGATTTTTATATCCTGAATGAGGACAGTATTTTTTTAAACCGTCGCCGTGCGTACAAGGTTTACCTTATTGATAGCCAATTTGAAATCATCCGGACATTGAATTTTATGCCAGAGGATGATGAAATAGACAAAAATACCGGTTGGCCTAAATCTAAAGACACATTTTTACCCGTTTGGAATAGAAACAGGTTTTTTAGAAAAATTGGAGAGGAAATTTTTCTTACAGGAGCACCAAATTTTGATTCCCGCTTTGCAGATGCTACCTATACAAAAACATTGCTTAATTCTTATTCTCTAGCCACCAAAAAGATTATTCCTGTTTTGGGATATCCGGAAAGAATTCAGGGCAAGGCTTGGGGGGAGTTTTTTGACATGGTTTTTTTAGATTACAGCCCTGAGGGAGATTTTTTTGTTATAAGCTATGCTGCAGATGAACAGGCTTATGTAGCAGATAGGTCTATGCATGTGGTCCATGCGTTTGATGCCTACCCGCTGGATTTCAAAAAAGTACCTCCTTTATCTAAGAAAGAAGTAGAAAATAATGATGCATACAGAGCCCATTGGCAGGAAAATAATATTTTTGGCCCTATTCATTGGGATCCTTATAGAAACTTGATCTATAGGATTATGGAAGAACCTAATGAAGATTATATCCCAAATCTGCTTAGAGATCCCATTCAAAGGGCGAGAAACATGGTAGTCATGGCATTTGATCCTAAGCAAAATTATAAAAAAGTAGCCGAGATGCGTCTGAAGAAAACGGCAAAAGGTCTTTTTCTTGATCGCTGCTTTGTCAATGAAAAGGGACTCAATATTACCTATGTGGATTTGGAAAATGAGGATAAGCTGTACTTTAAGACTTTTTTAGTGGAATGA